One region of Halohasta litchfieldiae genomic DNA includes:
- a CDS encoding metal-dependent transcriptional regulator encodes MNTANQYLKAIYLIQQQDNSPAATGRVADMLDVSPASANEMIGKLESRELAEHEKYKGVSLTDEGIVRARDALQTYCIIQRFLVNVLGVEEFREEAHELESVIDGTVAERLDTIIDRKPECPDCFDPELDACGCLNVEIEPEQPAD; translated from the coding sequence ATGAACACGGCGAACCAGTATCTCAAAGCGATCTATCTGATTCAACAACAGGACAATAGCCCCGCCGCAACCGGCCGGGTCGCCGATATGCTCGATGTCAGTCCCGCCAGCGCAAACGAGATGATCGGCAAACTCGAAAGCCGTGAGTTGGCCGAACACGAGAAATACAAGGGCGTCAGTCTCACCGACGAGGGGATCGTCCGTGCCCGTGACGCGCTACAGACCTACTGTATCATCCAGCGCTTCCTCGTCAACGTTCTGGGTGTCGAGGAGTTCCGCGAGGAGGCTCACGAGCTCGAAAGCGTCATCGACGGCACCGTCGCCGAACGGCTCGATACGATCATCGACCGCAAACCCGAATGCCCCGACTGTTTCGATCCGGAGCTCGATGCCTGTGGCTGTCTCAACGTCGAGATCGAACCCGAGCAGCCAGCCGACTGA
- a CDS encoding DUF7553 family protein: MNKHFSDARYYLGRAASHLKIGLSEELEPVARRVRAKFGTEVDEPAEPETRAGRARVAAKRTVKQATRRVRGSRQPDEQAV, from the coding sequence ATGAACAAGCACTTCAGTGACGCACGATACTACCTCGGCCGCGCCGCATCGCACCTCAAAATCGGTCTGAGCGAGGAGCTGGAGCCAGTTGCTCGACGTGTTCGGGCGAAATTCGGCACGGAAGTCGACGAACCCGCCGAGCCGGAGACGCGTGCTGGACGTGCTCGTGTTGCTGCAAAGCGAACCGTCAAACAGGCGACGCGTCGTGTGCGAGGCTCCCGGCAGCCTGACGAGCAGGCAGTCTAA
- a CDS encoding cob(I)yrinic acid a,c-diamide adenosyltransferase produces the protein MTIYTGRGDEGETDLRDLSRVSKTNPRIEAYGVVDEANSLIGTARPSGYDDIDNWLESVQNHLHIIQSEFATPEPGEDDPQIRAEHVDELEAWIDSADEELEPLTSFILPGGSESGAALHHARAVTRRAERRAVELAQNEPINAEAVTYLNRLSDGLFTFARLVNARDGIPEESPSY, from the coding sequence ATGACGATCTACACCGGCCGTGGCGACGAGGGCGAGACCGACCTTCGAGATCTCTCTCGCGTCTCGAAAACCAATCCGCGGATCGAGGCCTACGGCGTCGTCGACGAGGCCAACTCTCTGATCGGGACAGCCCGGCCCAGCGGCTACGACGACATCGACAACTGGCTGGAGTCGGTCCAAAACCATCTCCACATCATCCAATCGGAGTTTGCGACGCCTGAGCCGGGGGAGGACGATCCACAAATTCGCGCGGAACACGTCGACGAACTCGAAGCGTGGATCGATAGCGCCGACGAGGAGTTGGAGCCGCTCACGTCGTTCATCCTCCCGGGTGGCAGTGAGTCAGGGGCCGCCCTCCACCACGCGCGGGCGGTCACCCGCCGGGCCGAGCGCCGGGCGGTCGAACTCGCCCAAAACGAGCCGATCAACGCCGAGGCGGTAACGTATCTCAATCGGCTCTCCGATGGGCTGTTCACCTTCGCGCGGCTCGTCAACGCCCGCGACGGGATTCCTGAGGAGTCGCCGAGCTACTGA
- a CDS encoding DUF7838 family putative zinc beta-ribbon protein — MSLEISHDCPDCDTEETFYRAASTTLHLGEKTKWRCTTCSYTFVKINGIDSSAA, encoded by the coding sequence ATGAGCCTCGAAATCAGTCACGACTGTCCCGACTGTGATACCGAAGAGACGTTTTATCGAGCCGCCAGCACGACGCTCCATCTCGGAGAGAAAACCAAATGGAGATGTACGACCTGTAGCTACACCTTTGTCAAAATCAACGGCATCGACAGTTCGGCTGCGTGA
- a CDS encoding acyl-CoA thioesterase has protein sequence MRLVHWLESSNTSVALGEESTVPSVHMDGTQRTSMDVDHPVTIPVPVRFRDLDPLGHVNNAVHASYIEEARVAYFKRVLDIDLDTVGTVVASLSIDYRQPIELGDELVVEIRVPKIGTTSLTTEYELRADGDVVATATVVQVLYDYEEDEPTPIPDDWRSTIERFEDHDTE, from the coding sequence ATGAGACTGGTACACTGGCTAGAATCAAGCAACACCTCAGTCGCACTCGGAGAGGAGTCGACAGTCCCGAGCGTACATATGGATGGCACCCAACGGACCAGTATGGATGTCGACCATCCGGTTACGATCCCGGTGCCGGTTCGGTTCCGTGATCTCGATCCCTTAGGGCACGTCAACAACGCGGTCCACGCGAGCTACATTGAGGAGGCCCGAGTGGCCTATTTCAAACGGGTTCTCGATATTGATCTCGATACTGTCGGGACCGTCGTTGCCTCGCTGTCAATCGATTACCGACAGCCCATTGAACTCGGCGATGAGTTGGTAGTTGAAATCAGGGTTCCGAAAATCGGGACGACGAGTCTCACGACTGAGTACGAACTCCGGGCCGACGGGGATGTCGTGGCGACCGCGACCGTGGTACAGGTGTTGTACGATTACGAGGAAGACGAGCCGACACCGATTCCCGACGACTGGCGGTCGACAATTGAGCGCTTCGAGGATCACGACACCGAATGA
- a CDS encoding ferritin family protein produces MSLGQQVWSDRQLARLLQIGIVLEEVVEARASRHYQSLAEEDRTLDAEIEALLSHAAEESADHRKRLEDLIEGLNVDSVPFDEIETLVEARYGQTKPDDFDGVLYDQLCNEETAYKFYDDLIEAIEASEASFSVDREQLLAVLRGLREEESDGVEEVTTIMEERE; encoded by the coding sequence GTGAGTCTCGGTCAGCAGGTGTGGTCGGACCGCCAGCTGGCGCGACTGCTCCAGATCGGGATCGTCCTCGAAGAGGTGGTCGAGGCCCGCGCCTCCCGGCATTATCAGTCGCTTGCCGAGGAAGACCGCACCCTCGACGCAGAAATCGAGGCGTTGCTCTCACACGCCGCCGAGGAGTCCGCTGACCACCGCAAGCGACTGGAGGATCTCATCGAGGGATTGAACGTCGACAGCGTTCCCTTCGACGAGATCGAAACGCTCGTCGAGGCCCGCTACGGACAGACCAAGCCCGACGATTTCGATGGCGTCCTCTACGACCAGCTTTGCAACGAGGAGACCGCCTACAAGTTTTACGACGATCTGATCGAGGCCATCGAAGCCAGTGAGGCGTCGTTCTCGGTCGACCGCGAGCAGCTACTTGCGGTCCTCCGTGGCCTGAGAGAAGAAGAAAGCGATGGCGTCGAGGAAGTTACTACAATCATGGAGGAACGCGAATGA